The Mesoterricola silvestris sequence TCGGTGACGTTGATGCGGTCCCCCCGGAACATGGCCGCGATGCGCTCGGCGACGCCCCGCTCCCGGGCCAGGGCCATGAGGAGCTCCAGGGTCCGGGCCGTGGCGCGGTTCTTGGAGTAGTCGAGGTAGAGGCCCGCGGCCTCGCAGGCCATGGCCTCGCCGCGGCCCGGGTCCTGGGCGAAGAGGTCCCGGAGGTGGAGGCCCTGGATGTCCCGGTGGTGGTTTTGGAGCGCCTTCCAGGCTGGGGATTGGGTGAGTGGGGTCATGGGCGCCTCGCGTTCTCCCTCCAGATTAGCGGAACCGCGCCCCGTCTGGGATAATGGCCCCCTGGAGGTCCAGGCATGGCGAATCCGTGGTTCACACCGGCCTTCTTCCGGTTCCTTTCGGAACTGCGGGAGAACAACTCCAGGGAGTGGTTCCAGGACAACCGCTCCCGGTACGAGGAGGAGGTGCGCGATCCCCTCCTGGCCTTCATCCACGCCTTCGGCGGGCCCCTGCACGGGGTGAGCCCGAACTTCCTGGCCGATCCCCGGCCCAGCGGCGGCTCCATGTTCCGCATCTTCCGGGACACCCGCTTCTCCCGGGACAAGTCGCCCTACAAGACCAACGTCGGTGCCCAGTTCCGCCACGGGGCCTGCTCCCGGGACGTGCACGCGCCGGGCTTCTACCTGCACCTGGAGCCCGGAGGATGCTTCGCCAGCGCGGGCCTGTGGCGCCCCGACGGCCCCGCCCTGAAGCGGG is a genomic window containing:
- a CDS encoding DUF2461 domain-containing protein, with the translated sequence MANPWFTPAFFRFLSELRENNSREWFQDNRSRYEEEVRDPLLAFIHAFGGPLHGVSPNFLADPRPSGGSMFRIFRDTRFSRDKSPYKTNVGAQFRHGACSRDVHAPGFYLHLEPGGCFASAGLWRPDGPALKRVRDRIVSHPREWKAIRAAGLEVLGESLVRVPQGFDPASPLAEDLKLKDFYTHQPLTQKQVCAPDFLEVFTEICRRNAPLQKFLTRALDLPW